The following are encoded together in the Anopheles nili chromosome 3, idAnoNiliSN_F5_01, whole genome shotgun sequence genome:
- the LOC128727219 gene encoding apoptosis-resistant E3 ubiquitin protein ligase 1 isoform X2, with the protein MWAPESEINSIAFTNIRHSVSASSGISTLSSCGDPERLPELPPGDEQRLQRAALNLQQKLILREWLKEHRLQHHYSRLVAIEVTALEDVYWLEDSRASQILGKDWPVWSSARQKLPTSKANLEALKADLWSTVVKSSQHQDAWTWGGMLVVSVSVAGLVTLAAMTQPSLAPEARHSLLQYVTGKYLLPANCKVHWDWSDPARVGGTMCFTVRFHQRNGQAYPICDTDQFFVEVTEGTRKIVTISELGSPTDPNNANIAKVKFTVRTAGQYKISVLIGSSHIAGSPFLKTFAPGPMDARRSRLIRPASTVVCCAGAPTFLHIEPRDEHGNTCQFETDCDPIKGYSIDIFDLYGHHNDKFASAVSFSYDKVNARISLTALFPEPVCLRAVVSYEAHPIPNGDFDIIVLSSSDTTLVHKNIASRKHNICYEAKLFSIYGQQRWTKPRKVLCYVGPKQVTIKEMILKIIPKRIATFRLCPSTKFHFLPPSTIQMNNSHGAIFIIDDGCQPKIELASKERNVIAATFTHFLLKNIGGSETFKDKQDFFYHEVRKFHSNYYHEKLSLKVQRDKILESSMKATKNFSVSDWCGNFEVTFQGEQGIDWGGLRREWFELVCSALFDPRGGLFCTFHDKRQALVHPNPNRPPHLKLKHFEFAGKVVGKCLYESALGGTYRQLVRARFSRSFLAQLIGLRVHYKYFEQDDPDLYLSKIKYILETDLDTSDNLELYFVEEMYDQSGQLQKTVELIPNGAKVRVTNATKNQYLDALAQQRLCNNVREEVDSFLKGLNGIIPDNLLSIFDENELELLLCGTGEYSIADFRANHIVNGGSAEFRRVLGWFWAAVGNFSQTEMARLLQFTTGCSQLPPGGFQELNPRFQITAAPTFGNLPTAHTCFNQLCLPDYESYEHFEKALMFAISEGTEGFGMV; encoded by the exons ATGTGGGCTCCGGAGTCGGAAATCAACTCGATTGCCTTTACCAACATCCGCCACTCGGTGTCAGCTTCGTCCG GTATCTCCACACTCTCGAGCTGCGGGGATCCTGAGCGCCTACcggagctgccaccgggagACGAACAGCGTCTTCAGCGAGCGGCCTTGAATCTACAACAGAAACTTATTCTTCGCGAGTGGCTTAAGGAGCATCGATTGCAACATCATTACTCCAG ATTGGTCGCCATCGAGGTGACAGCACTGGAAGATGTATACTGGCTAGAGGACTCTCGGGCGAGCCAGATCCTTGGCAAGGACTGGCCCGTCTGGTCCAGCGCACGACAGAAACTGCCAACCTCCAAAGCCAACCTGGAAGCCTTAAAAGCCGACCTATGGTCGACGGTTGTCAAGTCGAGCCAACATCAGGATGCCTGGACCTGGGGTGGTATGCTGGtggtgtcggtgtcggtggccgGCCTCGTCACACTGGCGGCCATGACACAGCCCTCACTCGCACCAGAAGCTCGCCATTCGCTACTGCAGTACGTCACCGGAAAGTATCTGCTGCCGGCTAACTGCAAAGTACATTGGGACTGGTCTGACCCAGCTCGTGTTGGCGGAACGATGTGCTTCACTGTGCGATTCCATCAGCGTAATGGCCAGGCATATCCCATCTGTGATACGGATCAGTTCTTCGTCGAAGTCACCGAGGGCACGCGCAAAATCGTCACGATCAGCGAACTTGGCTCACCGACCGATCCGAACAATGCCAACATAGCGAAGGTCAAGTTCACGGTGCGTACTGCCGGTCAGTATAAGATCTCGGTGCTCATCGGTTCTAGCCACATCGCGGGTAGTCCCTTCCTGAAGACCTTCGCACCAGGACCAATGGACGCTCGGCGGTCTCGACTAATCCGCCCAGCTAGCACCGTTGTCTGTTGTGCCGGTGCTCCAACATTCCTGCACATCGAGCCGAGGGACGAACACGGCAACACCTGCCAGTTTGAGACGGACTGTGACCCCATCAAGGGGTACAGCATCGACATATTCGACCTGTACGGTCACCATAATGATAAGTTTGCAAGCGCGGTCTCCTTCTCATACGACAAGGTGAATGCGCGCATTAGTCTGACTGCCCTCTTTCCGGAGCCAGTGTGCCTGCGGGCCGTGGTCAGCTACGAGGCTCACCCGATCCCTAACGGAGACTTCGACATCATCGTGCTCAGCAGCAGTGACACGACGTTGGTGCACAAGAACATTGCCTCGCGCAAACACAACATCTGCTACGAGGCCAAACTGTTCAGCATCTACGGGCAGCAACGGTGGACCAAACCCCGCAAAGTGCTCTGCTACGTTGGACCCAAACAGGTCACAATCAAGGAGATGATCCTTAAAATCATTCCCAAGCGTATCGCGACCTTTCGCCTTTGTCCTTCCACTAAA ttccattttcttccgccTTCGACCATTCAAATGAACAACAGCCACGGTGCGATATTCATCATCGACGATGGCTGCCAGCCAAAGATAGAGCTGGCGTCTAAGGAGCGCAACGTCATCGCGGCTACCTTCACGCATTTCCTGCTGAAGAACATCGGTGGATCGGAGACATTCAAGGATAAGCAGGATTTCTTCTACCACGAA GTACGCAAGTTCCATTCCAACTACTACCACGAGAAACTGTCGTTGAAAGTTCAGCGAGACAAGATCCTGGAGTCAAGCATGAAAGCGACGAAGAATTTCTCGGTATCCGATTGGTGCGGTAACTTTGAGGTCACATTCCAGGGTGAACAAG GCATCGATTGGGGTGGCTTGAGACGCGAATGGTTCGAGCTGGTGTGCAGCGCTCTATTTGACCCCCGTGGTGGTCTTTTCTGTACATTCCACGACAAGCGGCAGGCCTTGGTTCATCCGAACCCAAATCGGCCCCCTCACCTGAAGTTGAAGCACTTCGAATTCGCCGGCAAAGTCGTAGGCAAGTGCCTGTATGAGTCCGCCCTTGGTGGCACGTACCGACAGCTGGTACGGGCTCGTTTCTCTCGTTCCTTTTTGGCGCAATTGATTGGTCTGCGAGTCCACTACAAATACTTCGAGCAGGACGATCCAGATTTGTATCTGTCTAAGataaagtacatcctcgagacCGATCTGGACACAAGTGACAACTTGGAGCTGTACTTCGTCGAAGAGATGTACGACCAGAGTGGCCAACTGCAAAAGACCGTGGAGCTCATTCCAAATGGAGCCAAGGTGCGCGTGACTAACGCTACCAAGAACCAGTACCTAGACGCGCTAGCACAACAGCGTTTGTGTAATAATGTTCGTGAGGAAGTTGATAGCTTCCTCAAGGGGCTGAATGGAATCATTCCCGACAATTTGTTAAGTATTTTCGATGAAAACGAACTTGAG TTACTTCTCTGCGGCACTGGAGAATATTCTATCGCTGACTTCCGTGCAAATCACATCGTCAATGGAGGCTCGGCAGAGTTTCGGCGCGTTCTTGGTTGGTTCTGGGCTGCTGTAGGGAATTTTTCGCAAACAGAAATGGCTCGTCTATTGCAATTCACCACCGGTTGCTCGCAGCTGCCTCCAGGAGGATTCCAG GAGCTGAACCCTAGGTTTCAAATAACTGCGGCTCCGACATTTGGCAATCTTCCAACTGCCCACACTTG CTTCAACCAGCTTTGCTTGCCCGACTACGAAAGTTACGAGCATTTTGAGAAAGCTCTCATGTTTGCTATCAGCGAAGGTACCGAAGGATTCGGCATGGTCTAA
- the LOC128727219 gene encoding apoptosis-resistant E3 ubiquitin protein ligase 1 isoform X1, whose product MLVRCIKILVAVMLSLTFTISLSKLVLCVWNGWFNADAADYEIFASYPGLGPSSAPSTSTSAGGSQQRRTPTIVDEWLDHNQLGKYKQLFRDKGISTLSSCGDPERLPELPPGDEQRLQRAALNLQQKLILREWLKEHRLQHHYSRLVAIEVTALEDVYWLEDSRASQILGKDWPVWSSARQKLPTSKANLEALKADLWSTVVKSSQHQDAWTWGGMLVVSVSVAGLVTLAAMTQPSLAPEARHSLLQYVTGKYLLPANCKVHWDWSDPARVGGTMCFTVRFHQRNGQAYPICDTDQFFVEVTEGTRKIVTISELGSPTDPNNANIAKVKFTVRTAGQYKISVLIGSSHIAGSPFLKTFAPGPMDARRSRLIRPASTVVCCAGAPTFLHIEPRDEHGNTCQFETDCDPIKGYSIDIFDLYGHHNDKFASAVSFSYDKVNARISLTALFPEPVCLRAVVSYEAHPIPNGDFDIIVLSSSDTTLVHKNIASRKHNICYEAKLFSIYGQQRWTKPRKVLCYVGPKQVTIKEMILKIIPKRIATFRLCPSTKFHFLPPSTIQMNNSHGAIFIIDDGCQPKIELASKERNVIAATFTHFLLKNIGGSETFKDKQDFFYHEVRKFHSNYYHEKLSLKVQRDKILESSMKATKNFSVSDWCGNFEVTFQGEQGIDWGGLRREWFELVCSALFDPRGGLFCTFHDKRQALVHPNPNRPPHLKLKHFEFAGKVVGKCLYESALGGTYRQLVRARFSRSFLAQLIGLRVHYKYFEQDDPDLYLSKIKYILETDLDTSDNLELYFVEEMYDQSGQLQKTVELIPNGAKVRVTNATKNQYLDALAQQRLCNNVREEVDSFLKGLNGIIPDNLLSIFDENELELLLCGTGEYSIADFRANHIVNGGSAEFRRVLGWFWAAVGNFSQTEMARLLQFTTGCSQLPPGGFQELNPRFQITAAPTFGNLPTAHTCFNQLCLPDYESYEHFEKALMFAISEGTEGFGMV is encoded by the exons GTATCTCCACACTCTCGAGCTGCGGGGATCCTGAGCGCCTACcggagctgccaccgggagACGAACAGCGTCTTCAGCGAGCGGCCTTGAATCTACAACAGAAACTTATTCTTCGCGAGTGGCTTAAGGAGCATCGATTGCAACATCATTACTCCAG ATTGGTCGCCATCGAGGTGACAGCACTGGAAGATGTATACTGGCTAGAGGACTCTCGGGCGAGCCAGATCCTTGGCAAGGACTGGCCCGTCTGGTCCAGCGCACGACAGAAACTGCCAACCTCCAAAGCCAACCTGGAAGCCTTAAAAGCCGACCTATGGTCGACGGTTGTCAAGTCGAGCCAACATCAGGATGCCTGGACCTGGGGTGGTATGCTGGtggtgtcggtgtcggtggccgGCCTCGTCACACTGGCGGCCATGACACAGCCCTCACTCGCACCAGAAGCTCGCCATTCGCTACTGCAGTACGTCACCGGAAAGTATCTGCTGCCGGCTAACTGCAAAGTACATTGGGACTGGTCTGACCCAGCTCGTGTTGGCGGAACGATGTGCTTCACTGTGCGATTCCATCAGCGTAATGGCCAGGCATATCCCATCTGTGATACGGATCAGTTCTTCGTCGAAGTCACCGAGGGCACGCGCAAAATCGTCACGATCAGCGAACTTGGCTCACCGACCGATCCGAACAATGCCAACATAGCGAAGGTCAAGTTCACGGTGCGTACTGCCGGTCAGTATAAGATCTCGGTGCTCATCGGTTCTAGCCACATCGCGGGTAGTCCCTTCCTGAAGACCTTCGCACCAGGACCAATGGACGCTCGGCGGTCTCGACTAATCCGCCCAGCTAGCACCGTTGTCTGTTGTGCCGGTGCTCCAACATTCCTGCACATCGAGCCGAGGGACGAACACGGCAACACCTGCCAGTTTGAGACGGACTGTGACCCCATCAAGGGGTACAGCATCGACATATTCGACCTGTACGGTCACCATAATGATAAGTTTGCAAGCGCGGTCTCCTTCTCATACGACAAGGTGAATGCGCGCATTAGTCTGACTGCCCTCTTTCCGGAGCCAGTGTGCCTGCGGGCCGTGGTCAGCTACGAGGCTCACCCGATCCCTAACGGAGACTTCGACATCATCGTGCTCAGCAGCAGTGACACGACGTTGGTGCACAAGAACATTGCCTCGCGCAAACACAACATCTGCTACGAGGCCAAACTGTTCAGCATCTACGGGCAGCAACGGTGGACCAAACCCCGCAAAGTGCTCTGCTACGTTGGACCCAAACAGGTCACAATCAAGGAGATGATCCTTAAAATCATTCCCAAGCGTATCGCGACCTTTCGCCTTTGTCCTTCCACTAAA ttccattttcttccgccTTCGACCATTCAAATGAACAACAGCCACGGTGCGATATTCATCATCGACGATGGCTGCCAGCCAAAGATAGAGCTGGCGTCTAAGGAGCGCAACGTCATCGCGGCTACCTTCACGCATTTCCTGCTGAAGAACATCGGTGGATCGGAGACATTCAAGGATAAGCAGGATTTCTTCTACCACGAA GTACGCAAGTTCCATTCCAACTACTACCACGAGAAACTGTCGTTGAAAGTTCAGCGAGACAAGATCCTGGAGTCAAGCATGAAAGCGACGAAGAATTTCTCGGTATCCGATTGGTGCGGTAACTTTGAGGTCACATTCCAGGGTGAACAAG GCATCGATTGGGGTGGCTTGAGACGCGAATGGTTCGAGCTGGTGTGCAGCGCTCTATTTGACCCCCGTGGTGGTCTTTTCTGTACATTCCACGACAAGCGGCAGGCCTTGGTTCATCCGAACCCAAATCGGCCCCCTCACCTGAAGTTGAAGCACTTCGAATTCGCCGGCAAAGTCGTAGGCAAGTGCCTGTATGAGTCCGCCCTTGGTGGCACGTACCGACAGCTGGTACGGGCTCGTTTCTCTCGTTCCTTTTTGGCGCAATTGATTGGTCTGCGAGTCCACTACAAATACTTCGAGCAGGACGATCCAGATTTGTATCTGTCTAAGataaagtacatcctcgagacCGATCTGGACACAAGTGACAACTTGGAGCTGTACTTCGTCGAAGAGATGTACGACCAGAGTGGCCAACTGCAAAAGACCGTGGAGCTCATTCCAAATGGAGCCAAGGTGCGCGTGACTAACGCTACCAAGAACCAGTACCTAGACGCGCTAGCACAACAGCGTTTGTGTAATAATGTTCGTGAGGAAGTTGATAGCTTCCTCAAGGGGCTGAATGGAATCATTCCCGACAATTTGTTAAGTATTTTCGATGAAAACGAACTTGAG TTACTTCTCTGCGGCACTGGAGAATATTCTATCGCTGACTTCCGTGCAAATCACATCGTCAATGGAGGCTCGGCAGAGTTTCGGCGCGTTCTTGGTTGGTTCTGGGCTGCTGTAGGGAATTTTTCGCAAACAGAAATGGCTCGTCTATTGCAATTCACCACCGGTTGCTCGCAGCTGCCTCCAGGAGGATTCCAG GAGCTGAACCCTAGGTTTCAAATAACTGCGGCTCCGACATTTGGCAATCTTCCAACTGCCCACACTTG CTTCAACCAGCTTTGCTTGCCCGACTACGAAAGTTACGAGCATTTTGAGAAAGCTCTCATGTTTGCTATCAGCGAAGGTACCGAAGGATTCGGCATGGTCTAA